Part of the Eikenella corrodens genome is shown below.
CTGAAATACAGGAATGGTGATTTCAACCGCCGTTATCTGGGCTATTTTGATTCGGACAAATGCTACGAGTTTAAAGCCGACGGTGGTAATAACGGCTATTTCTATGCCACTTCCCGCGCGCAAGCTCCTGATTATGCTTGCCCCAAGGCAAATGAGTTCAGCGGCAACGTGCTGAACTGGGGGACCATGTCCGCCTTGGATATGTTCCGTAAAACCCTCACCGGCGGTAATCGCGTCTACGGTACGGGTACCAATACCGACCCCAATCATGGCGATTATGCCGAAGGCGATGGGGCGAAATTTAATTCAAGCATAGGGATCAATGGCGATACCTTCCTGCGCCGCGCCAGATTCAACGAAGGCTGGAGAAGCGATGTTGGTTGGGGGCGTGAGGATATGGCCGCCTACCGTACCCGTATGCGTTTCCGCGGGCTCAATGGGACTCCGGATCAATTGAAACGCTATCTGCCGCATTCGGTGGTCGATGAAATGTTGTCAGATAATCGGAGACAATTCGGCTATATCAACGAAAATGGTACGTTTGGCCGTGAAAACCTCATGCGGTTTGCTAACCAAAATATCTACTTCCACAACTATAATTTTGGTTTTGTTTTTGCCCGTGCAGGAAGAAATGGTAATGAAATTCACTACTTATATAGAAGGAACTCTGGGAATGGGTTGGTAAACCGCTACCTACCGGTGGTAGTGCGCGTATGTGATTTTGCCCCTTTCCCGGGTGAAGATGCGAAATTCTGCGTGCCTTACGGTAGTAAATACAAACCAGAAGGCTTGATTCAAGCCAAGGCGCGCGAGGGTACGCGCTTCGCCGCCTTCGGCTTCCTCTACACGCGTACCGATGATGTGGACGGCGGCGTATTGCGCGCGCCGATGAAATATTTGGTTCCCCCGCCAGGTAAATCGTCTATCAGCGGCAACCCCGTTACCAATACGCCCGAATGGGATGCGGGTACGGGCAAGCTGAATCCGAACCCGGAAAATGCCGGGGAAGGCAACAGCGGCGTGATTAACTATATTAATAAATTCGGCGACCGCCAAGGCTATAAGGATACCGACCCCAGCGGCGAGCTGTATTATGCTGCAATGCGATACTTGCGAATCGGTTCTCAAGACGTAAACGGTTCGGTGTACCGCGGTAATCCCAATGATACACAAAAAGACGGTTTCCCGGCTCACTATGATTGGCAAGACCCGCTGAAAACGGGTTTCCCCGCCAATAGTAAGGAGCCGATGTGCCGTCCAAATACCATTATTTGGATCGGTGATACCAATACCCACTATGACAACAACTTACCCCAGTGGGATATGTATACAAATGCCGGTAGAGCGAACTCTAACAGGGTAAGCGATACCGGTAGCCTGAAGACCGGAGAATTGTTCAGGCAGATCTGGAATTGGGAAGGTAGGCCGGGTAGAAAGTGGGATATGAACCGTAGCCTGAAAGAGTATCAGTATTTATGGACCGGTGAAAAAGACGGACACTCCCCGGGCGGCGTGGCCGGTTTGGCCTATTGGGCGCATATCAACGATACGCGCAGCGATATCCCGGGTAACCAATATCAGAGTAACTTTATTATCGACGTATTGGAAGGCGGTCACTCTAAAGAGCCTGGTAGTTCTAGTTACAATTGTCAGCAAAGGTGGAGTGGAGGCGTCCAATTACCTCCGGCCAACTCCCAGTGTACTTATGGTAATCCGTGGTATTGGGCGGCCAAGTATGGTGGTTTTGAGCATGGCGGCAGCGTCCAACGTGCAGCAACCCTGACTAATCCTAATCAGGATGCCAGGTCTTGGAAACGGGCGTCTACTAGCGAAGAGAATAATTTGTTTGGCAACGACAGAATGCCGAGGAACTTTGCCTTGGGCAATAGTCCGGAAAATATGGCCGCTGCTCTAAGGCGTGCCTTTACCCGTGCCGGCGATTTTGCCCGTCCCACGCAGGCCGCACCGACCTTTACCACTCCTCCCGGACAGAAAACCGACCTGAAATCTGGCCAAAGCACCGAAATCATCTCAACTACTTATGATTTCACTAAGCTGACGGGTGATGTGGTGTCGGAACGCCAGCAGATGGTAAACAATAAATTGCAGCCTGTGGGCGGCATCCTTTGGTCCGCTTCGGGGAAAATAGGTGCACGCTTCCACAACGGCAGCAATTATGCCAACCGCCAAGTGTTCGTGCGCAACCGGGGCAACGGCTTCGTGCGCTTCAATACCGCCAATAAGTCCAATTTTGCCTCATCGGTTTCCGGAACCGGCAGTTTGTCGGATAACGATGTAATCAACTACACCTTGGGCGACAACAGCAAGGAAGCGGCCGCTATGGCGCGCACTCGCGACAAGATACTTGGCACGATGGTCAGCCCGACCGTGGCGTTGGTTTCGCCTATCCCGGCAAGTGAACGGCCAATGGGCTGCAGCTATACCGTTGATCCGAACACTAGGCCGAGACATTATGTGGTGAGCGCCAACGACGGTATGGTGCATGTGTTGGATGCTTCCGGCGAAGAAAAAATGGCGCTGATGCTGTCCACTGCACTGCCTTGGTTGGATGACTATGCCAGCCCGTCGTATGTGCACCGCTACCTGAACGACGGTACCCCCTCGGTGACCGAGACCTGTCTGGCGGATGGTAAGGCACACTCCGTAGCCATCGGTTCTGCAGGCAAAGGCGGTGCGGCAGTTTACGCCCTCGACGTAACCGATCTTTCGTCTCCAGGCGAAGGTAACCTGATGTGGGAATTTACCAATGCCGACGATTCCGACTTGGGCGTGGGCGTAGGCGTGCCTTATGTGGCTAAAAACAAAGACGGCAAAGCCATTGCGATTTTCAACAGCGGCTACAACAATCCCTCCGACAGAGGACATATCTTCGTTTTGAACGTGGATAGGCCGAGAGGCGGGTCTTGGGGCGGCCAATATCAGAAAATCCCATTGGGACGTGCCGGTGTCGGCGACGTACTCGTGCTGGATTCAAATAAAGACGGCGTGCCGGAAAGACTCTATGCCGGTGACTACGATGGTAATTTGTGGCGCGTAGATTACAACCGGACAACCGGGGCTTGGACGCCCAGCAAGCTGTATGCCGCTCCGGCAGGCTCTCCGCCCATGACCACCAGGCCGGCCGCCCATAAAGACCCAGGCGGTAAGACATACGTTATTGCCGGTACCGGCCAATATATGACGGCCGATGCACTTGACCGCAATCAGCAGAATTATGTTTACGGCTTCTTCGACGACGGCAGCACCGTTACCGGGCATGGGCAGTTATTGCGCCAGAGCATCGGCGGACAAGCATCAGGCGACGCAAGTGCGATCACCAGAAGTAACGCGGCTGCCTTCACAATCAGCCAAAACGCGCTGAGCGGTTCGGAAAAGGGCTGGTTTATTGAGTTGCCAGCCGGCCAGATCGTTACCGCTCCGGCCATCATTTACCGCGAACAGGTAGCAATGTTCCAAGCGGTATCGCGTAGGAGCAACCCTAATCCCACCTCCTGCTCACTGAGCGGTTCGACCTCGTTTATCAACGTGGATCTGAAAAATGGCGGCTTGTTCGGTAAGCCCGTGTTTGATACCAACGGCGACGGCGTGTTCGATGAAAAAGACGCGAAGACCGGCATGATTACTTTCTACGACAATATCGCCGTTACCAGTGCGATGTCGCTGGCTCAAACCGCCAACGGTGAGGCAACTGTGCTTGCAGCTATGGGTGATACCGGCCAAATGTCCCTTGCCATGAACCCATTGGAAAAACCACGTCCTCCGCAGGATTCTAAAGGCATTGTCCGCCGTATTTCTTGGCAGGAAATATTCTAAAGCGGTACAACAAACGGCAGCTGCACCATGGCAGTTGCCGTTTTTCTTTGCGTTGCGAGATATCCTATACCCGGGAGAAGGGCGACGTACTCAACCTGCCCGGCCGATTTTCAGGTAGCCTGAGATCCATTGCAAAACACAGGAATTAAGTATTGTTTGGAGTGAAAGGATTATAAGATATTTAATCATATAGTGAATTAAATTTAAACCAGTACAGCGTTGGCTTGCCTTGCCGTAACGTGTGTACTGTCTGCGGCTCGCCGCCTTGTCCTGATTTAAATTTAATCCACTATAACA
Proteins encoded:
- a CDS encoding pilus assembly protein, with the protein product MVSRIGKRKRRGQTAPRMPMKLAAVSVLSLFSPSLMAANINIAQSPLAGVQSTYQPNIVLVPSVEYPTAGGAYSSDDFLSDDLTPWLKGYLTLKYRNGDFNRRYLGYFDSDKCYEFKADGGNNGYFYATSRAQAPDYACPKANEFSGNVLNWGTMSALDMFRKTLTGGNRVYGTGTNTDPNHGDYAEGDGAKFNSSIGINGDTFLRRARFNEGWRSDVGWGREDMAAYRTRMRFRGLNGTPDQLKRYLPHSVVDEMLSDNRRQFGYINENGTFGRENLMRFANQNIYFHNYNFGFVFARAGRNGNEIHYLYRRNSGNGLVNRYLPVVVRVCDFAPFPGEDAKFCVPYGSKYKPEGLIQAKAREGTRFAAFGFLYTRTDDVDGGVLRAPMKYLVPPPGKSSISGNPVTNTPEWDAGTGKLNPNPENAGEGNSGVINYINKFGDRQGYKDTDPSGELYYAAMRYLRIGSQDVNGSVYRGNPNDTQKDGFPAHYDWQDPLKTGFPANSKEPMCRPNTIIWIGDTNTHYDNNLPQWDMYTNAGRANSNRVSDTGSLKTGELFRQIWNWEGRPGRKWDMNRSLKEYQYLWTGEKDGHSPGGVAGLAYWAHINDTRSDIPGNQYQSNFIIDVLEGGHSKEPGSSSYNCQQRWSGGVQLPPANSQCTYGNPWYWAAKYGGFEHGGSVQRAATLTNPNQDARSWKRASTSEENNLFGNDRMPRNFALGNSPENMAAALRRAFTRAGDFARPTQAAPTFTTPPGQKTDLKSGQSTEIISTTYDFTKLTGDVVSERQQMVNNKLQPVGGILWSASGKIGARFHNGSNYANRQVFVRNRGNGFVRFNTANKSNFASSVSGTGSLSDNDVINYTLGDNSKEAAAMARTRDKILGTMVSPTVALVSPIPASERPMGCSYTVDPNTRPRHYVVSANDGMVHVLDASGEEKMALMLSTALPWLDDYASPSYVHRYLNDGTPSVTETCLADGKAHSVAIGSAGKGGAAVYALDVTDLSSPGEGNLMWEFTNADDSDLGVGVGVPYVAKNKDGKAIAIFNSGYNNPSDRGHIFVLNVDRPRGGSWGGQYQKIPLGRAGVGDVLVLDSNKDGVPERLYAGDYDGNLWRVDYNRTTGAWTPSKLYAAPAGSPPMTTRPAAHKDPGGKTYVIAGTGQYMTADALDRNQQNYVYGFFDDGSTVTGHGQLLRQSIGGQASGDASAITRSNAAAFTISQNALSGSEKGWFIELPAGQIVTAPAIIYREQVAMFQAVSRRSNPNPTSCSLSGSTSFINVDLKNGGLFGKPVFDTNGDGVFDEKDAKTGMITFYDNIAVTSAMSLAQTANGEATVLAAMGDTGQMSLAMNPLEKPRPPQDSKGIVRRISWQEIF